The following proteins are co-located in the Amyelois transitella isolate CPQ chromosome W, ilAmyTran1.1, whole genome shotgun sequence genome:
- the LOC132904102 gene encoding uncharacterized protein LOC132904102 has product MSSDSEESMKSVQREKSAPDFGQRDTTEARVSTVPSDVYRVGVRIAPFCPDKPMIWFAQLEGQFLISNITADTTKFYYNIVETSQLDNQYAAEVEDIIVSSPATNKYEKLKSELIKRLSASKEKKVKQLFMHEELGDRKPSQFLRHLQHLAGPGVPEDFVRTIWTSRLPHNMQQVIASQASSPIESLADLADRIQDIAPPAPTVASTSSSNNSAITMEDMAKQIAELTRQVKALTAHNRSRSQNRSNYGNRNRSRSNSRYRKQPLCWYYAKFVGKARKCITPCDFKAENSQGSW; this is encoded by the coding sequence ATGTCAAGTGATAGCGAAGAATCAATGAAGTCGGTACAACGAGAAAAAAGCGCACCGGACTTTGGTCAACGCGACACTACCGAAGCGCGCGTTTCCACGGTACCATCGGACGTCTACCGAGTCGGAGTTCGGATTGCACCATTTTGCCCAGATAAACCTATGATTTGGTTTGCGCAGTTGGAGGGTCAATTCCTAATATCTAACATCACCGCTGATACGACAAAATTTTACTATAACATAGTAGAGACATCTCAGTTAGACAACCAATATGCTGCAGAAGTTGAAGATATTATTGTTTCCTCTCCGGCTACCAACAAATACGAAAAGCTTAAAAGTGAACTCATAAAGCGATTGTCGGCCTCAAAGGAGAAGAAGGTCAAGCAACTTTTTATGCACGAAGAGCTTGGTGATAGAAAGCCATCCCAATTTCTTCGACACCTTCAACACTTGGCTGGACCCGGCGTTCCCGAAGATTTCGTGAGGACTATCTGGACGAGCCGCCTTCCTCACAACATGCAGCAGGTCATCGCTTCGCAAGCCTCATCACCCATAGAATCCTTAGCAGATTTAGCAGACCGTATCCAGGACATTGCACCTCCAGCACCTACGGTAGCATCCACGTCTTCTTCAAATAATTCCGCCATAACTATGGAAGATATGGCGAAACAGATTGCGGAGCTTACTAGGCAGGTGAAAGCCCTGACAGCCCATAACCGTTCCAGATCGCAGAATCGATCTAATTATGGTAACCGCAACCGCAGCCGATCCAATTCGCGCTATAGGAAGCAACCGCTATGCTGGTACTATGCTAAATTTGTAGGCAAAGCCAGGAAATGCATCACCCCCTGCGATTTTAAGGCGGAAAACTCCCAGGGCAGTTGGTAA
- the LOC106140058 gene encoding uncharacterized protein LOC106140058 produces the protein MSSSKTLLPQEGTGRSAVGESLPTSLDVGSPTVSGGGKSRQRGRCPKIAGRNVARCRSRGRSSTPKGECERERSPYSTPGGSLFASDVSDPEEDLPEVYLTEAPPTRPKLKRRLPPDRGSKVGTAARGRGPAKSHASRVKPRTIPSNSEDDINHGTQYLRNSHQETAEGPLEIASHAETIRKAAQSILDNATRPGPLDSSIWANLRDNCQQLLGTASKLQEETAEAELIRKLKADNKRMSEELAHLRQETKALCSAFSERKALQENTSDSTFMARVEQTLTKFRETITRDLFVSLGGMVNDRLKDAERRRIIAPKEILRPPLAADQRRLEAKEAVSNQGADTSKSNPVPTVPVTAGTTGSTLISPARAGPAPKGKKKRKRKKMKSGLAPDAASQDPAHALDTLEPSAVVEGPWTMVVRRGQGKGLGKGKQTSRKAPKSFTLPKSSAVLVTLKPETSTDYKSVMSRVTTLQLSSIGVEHVAVRRTATGARIIEIPGEDSGAAADNLADKIRELVGDVAEVSRPYKTAQIKIAGFNEAVTPEALQAEVSKVGNCPLGQVKLGQIRLAPNQTGAVIVTCPVAAANTLITAGRLLVGWSAARVIGLKALPMRCFRCMGMGHTRALCPSPVDRSDLCHRCSKAGHLTSACGVKEPWCAVCHLAKKPANHVMGGKVCNPPRTKGRLATAAPPTAPTTAPEIGGEMEQ, from the coding sequence atgtCGTCTTCCAAAACATTACTACCCCAGGAGGGTACCGGCCGCTCTGCGGTCGGAGAATCCCTCCCCACGTCCTTGGATGTGGGCAGCCCCACCGTATCTGGGGGGGGCAAAAGTCGACAACGGGGCCGTTGCCCCAAAATTGCAGGCCGCAATGTGGCCAGATGTAGAAGCCGCGGGCGATCATCTACCCCAAAAGGGGAATGTGAGCGCGAGAGATCGCCGTACAGCACGCCGGGCGGTTCGCTATTCGCGAGCGATGTTTCAGACCCGGAGGAGGACCTTCCTGAAGTTTATTTGACGGAAGCGCCCCCTACCAGGCCGAAACTTAAGCGCAGGTTACCCCCCGACAGGGGGTCCAAGGTCGGAACCGCGGCAAGAGGGCGAGGACCTGCCAAGTCCCACGCTAGTAGAGTGAAACCCAGGACGATTCCCTCCAACTCTGAGGACGATATCAACCATGGGACGCAATACCTTCGCAACTCTCATCAGGAGACCGCTGAAGGACCGCTTGAAATTGCGAGTCACGCAGAGACTATCCGAAAGGCTGCCCAGTCCATCTTGGATAATGCTACAAGGCCGGGACCTTTGGACAGCTCGATTTGGGCCAATCTGAGGGATAACTGCCAGCAGCTGCTAGGCACTGCAAGCAAATTGCAGGAGGAGACGGCCGAGGCCGAGTTGATTCGTAAATTAAAGGCGGACAATAAGCGGATGAGTGAAGAACTGGCTCACCTGAGACAGGAGACGAAGGCTCTCTGCTCTGCTTTTTCAGAGCGAAAAGCGCTTCAGGAGAACACCTCGGACTCGACGTTCATGGCCCGGGTTGAGCAAACCCTAACCAAGTTCCGGGAGACCATTACTCGGGACCTGTTCGTGTCTTTGGGAGGCATGGTCAATGACCGCCTCAAGGATGCTGAAAGGAGGCGCATTATCGCTCCTAAGGAGATATTACGCCCTCCATTAGCAGCGGACCAAAGGCGACTCGAGGCTAAAGAAGCCGTAAGTAACCAGGGAGCGGACACATCAAAGTCTAACCCGGTGCCCACGGTGCCGGTGACGGCCGGTACAACAGGATCCACCCTGATTTCACCTGCGAGAGCGGGCCCAGCTCCCAAGggcaaaaagaaaagaaaaagaaagaaaatgaaatcCGGGCTTGCTCCTGACGCCGCTTCTCAGGATCCTGCTCACGCCCTTGACACCCTTGAACCTTCAGCGGTCGTTGAGGGACCCTGGACGATGGTCGTCCGCAGGGGACAGGGCAAGGGATTAGGCAAAGGAAAGCAAACTAGTAGGAAAGCCCCAAAGAGTTTCACCCTGCCCAAATCATCAGCGGTGTTAGTGACACTGAAGCCGGAGACTTCTACCGACTACAAGTCAGTAATGAGTAGGGTGACAACTCTTCAATTATCGTCCATAGGGGTGGAGCACGTTGCGGTGCGCAGAACCGCTACGGGGGCTCGTATTATAGAGATTCCAGGTGAGGACAGTGGCGCCGCTGCTGACAACCTTGCCGACAAAATAAGAGAATTGGTGGGGGATGTCGCCGAGGTATCTCGGCCATATAAAACAgcgcaaataaaaattgcagGCTTCAATGAAGCTGTTACGCCGGAGGCCCTTCAAGCCGAGGTATCCAAGGTCGGGAATTGCCCACTAGGACAGGTAAAACTAGGGCAAATTCGGCTTGCACCAAATCAGACTGGGGCTGTCATAGTTACCTGCCCCGTCGCCGCGGCTAATACCCTGATCACGGCTGGCCGCCTCCTAGTAGGATGGTCAGCCGCCAGAGTAATTGGCCTTAAGGCTTTGCCAATGCGCTGCTTTAGGTGTATGGGTATGGGTCATACTCGAGCCTTATGTCCTTCCCCAGTGGACAGATCGGACTTGTGCCACCGCTGCAGCAAAGCGGGGCACCTCACCTCGGCGTGTGGTGTTAAAGAACCCTGGTGTGCGGTGTGTCATCTGGCAAAAAAGCCGGCAAATCACGTAATGGGGGGTAAAGTCTGCAACCCCCCTCGTACCAAAGGACGGCTGGCGACAGCGGCGCCTCCAACTGCGCCTACAACGGCGCCAGAGATAGGTGGTGAAATGGAGCAATGA
- the LOC132904101 gene encoding uncharacterized protein LOC132904101 → MEKTFKKQIVKSAAAVKRKVGMINDTKNVNNMALEKIFKPIVDPLNLIANKNNEKWVENENNYITSVGKKCKNESTSSYSSNEESNDTVSESDFPNNYNKTLISTPSEDHNVSEGPFKSIASSPDNRQTLSWSTSSEVMDAIPFGVRHERGKLMLGNIRVFDNDNILKIGTRILKKTDGLRELLFKRKPDLEKVREEDLQNYKLLLIDTNAHRRNYESSKPINSNKSFKYINVIKPLFKFSKNMTSSVESLPQGKGISLLKKVKKYTDYVYWDDPNELVERLKLLLGSRAAGNSGVDNEIIAVIEELREAGIINIEHKQLSPQKMSSIIRDL, encoded by the coding sequence atggaaaaaacttttaaaaaacaaatagttaagtcagcagcagctgttaaaagaaaagtggGGATGATTAACGATacaaaaaacgtaaataatatggcactggagaaaattttcaaacctaTTGTTGATCCGCTTAATTTGatagccaataaaaataatgaaaagtgggttgagaatgaaaataattacatcacCTCTGTtgggaaaaaatgtaaaaatgaaagtacATCGTCTTATTCATCCAATGAAGAATCGAATGACACTGTTTCTGAAAGCGACTTTCctaataattacaacaaaactttaatttccaCACCTTCTGAAGATCATAATGTCAGTGAAGGTCCGTTCAAATCTATTGCGTCTTCTCCAGATAATCGTCAAACTTTGTCGTGGTCTACATCATCAGAAGTAATGGATGCTATACCTTTTGGAGTTAGGCATGAGCGGGGAAAACTAATGCTTGGCAATATTCGTGTTTTCGATAATGATAACATTCTGAAAATAGGAACTCGAATTTTAAAGAAGACAGATGGTTTAAGagagttactatttaaaaggaAACCTGATTTAGAAAAAGTCAGAGAGGAGgacttgcaaaattataaattgttactaaTTGATACTAATGCACATCGACGTAATTATGAGTCATCTAAACCTATAAACAGtaacaaaagttttaaatacattaatgtcattaagcctttatttaaattctcaaaaaatatgacttcaaGTGTGGAAAGTCTCCCTCAAGGAAAAGGTATTTCACttctgaaaaaagtaaaaaaatatactgattatgtttattgggaTGATCCCAACGAACTGGTAGAacgattaaaattgttgttaggATCACGAGCGGCTGGCAATAGTGGTgtagataatgaaattattgcagTCATAGAAGAATTACGAGAAGctggaattataaatatagaacataAACAGCTATCGCCACAGAAAATGAGCAGTATAATTCGAGATCTCTAA